A genomic region of Ammospiza nelsoni isolate bAmmNel1 chromosome 3, bAmmNel1.pri, whole genome shotgun sequence contains the following coding sequences:
- the LOC132071283 gene encoding interferon-induced very large GTPase 1-like yields the protein MALQEDTQEEDAKTQLLAEAFEKEGLDAGYWLPKASQILGIKYKEALEHLEYKDYLRLECEVQHPWEKKALQKLLNIRDDKTCEEMQKHNSEKTKQRQDEAKQALKDLTEMLNSHSQDALREKAETLWRAMEIPKEFWPPSEKPLADVLESIQQQLEQQELSAGSGKNIPDTEVLRRASGGLALQGIYRTSRPEDVLAKREQLLRVPEGFQLAGPEQGSLLERKEFSSSAAEFTFTKSMEQLGFSMSVSAKSSFWGINLGGSVDQSSSSQSQDTHQSRSEQSYFCITKYQYIPLASCYFQRHQLRLSDAALRELQGMEHLLSFSCEEDNPTFVKMCESFFSRFGSHINQGPLHFGGIFWWKASTEGFRAEQREEVKRETSEALNSFVGASWGGFRANVEGTLDVSKSSSQASVLGRAGESSHTVTQLYVVNTGGPADTSSLPLWKTGLVSDNTTWCVIDRGFELIPVWDVILYNHCGDFKSVGQMSTALRAGYKELTNQSFGTIFGEELGSAVQEAKSFMGTVKTWEVTVDEKLLMLMELKEDLRAKTRNPSVWINVCLSDKALQDFLVNTVRRCQESPPENTTTIKAMLRSLLNPHIYSVKDFPEASFIMQWVFQTEHPLPRSPKVSELQELIKTLQQMQEHIHAVTYAPRSSASDVHEAKIEATQTSSLAIYSLLQSLQEQAQKDMELLVLLIVTSTGYQVESSTFQHLLGHPEIQYMAKEMEAACEQYVNLKEQDANRAEASLLLKGLTVTPVSQELSLEQKRERLVFMEDHMKGLWSTRIKNLLQKHSGDEDWERLEQDLDSLISGCLDDKWDEQRTQNILRDLDDTLPTPEFSSQSQSKSDSNKSRENETISNQDFLQLLKRLGLESHYPRKMGMGDFHTICKRCLQDSQPSQDKELPLYFLQKLLTVDSTLRYLTCWDDSNPGLAHVSQTTVKEHQHSDAFEQFFDKLTEPGPKHASTDSHVHPMDLQMAIFHCADDFLRQTLATKLAFCQLALPLLVPNPSTSHIEFPLYALSQIQRSWKEVEKAGKEAQTKSYNNKLIFQAQTPIVSFIRIGSSASSSKSQLLNAVLSKRKHDTFFHRHCRGSTRERLLMEGLVEIAWYCPRGSPNDTFERCVAFCNLHGDARDHGAQLQFLQEISAVNVALISELEHMDNRGKKLLQGLWQSQRPLVCLLTENDNAASGQASKTITIGIKNRNEAELMHELTNTIRNLLEGSNPRFSLEACMDKARQLGFVVDADRAACVTAKAKAKELVELLKKEKLSEIKSQLLPLQGNLWYQWCQKDKELTRLQEKRNKSIEHHRSQIEYDKKAIRRKQLEQAFPLNALMKSFLGFLQAQPADTKKYFLQWMKVFMDELSCGRLEELRRDYHKLWSEILSRKKSKKEPRVNAESLSHLNALSDEINDSSIGLEHLLREVGQIYEALELLNCEKDNFYKLPDIAAELMVSGYPMELMDGDASYLPLRWVGAIFDSLIERLGDKRVFVLSVLGIQSTGKSTLLNAMFGLQFNVSAGRCTRGAFMQLIPVGEELQQDLGFDFVLVVDTEGLRAIEMANKQSLNHDNELATFVIGIGNLTVINIFGENPSEMQDVLQIAVQAFLRMKQVNLSPSCLFVHQNVGEANAKEQNMEGRRRLQEKLDEITMIAAQQEFCDVSSFSDVIGFDVNTHIHYFAHLWEGDPPMAPPNPTYSQNVQQLKSKILQSAKKQSQRSILRLSSLKDRIGDLWNALLNENFVFSFKNSLEIAVYRRLESAYSQWTWRLRSHILDVQMRLDNKIRNGEMQNVTIKHLEGLVQETSDAIEKEVEKYFTEDTDCETLVQWKSSTERKLQELKETLLHETKKKCENLIELQKEQRKLDARKLDYEDELLRRSRELAVSLKGKSLSERELKDNFTLVWNQWIAEVSRAAPPLERVDIDAEIEDVLLEHFKEPGFHARMRSFARGRGFSFDPKKHIMKKRYFGITVVFWSIFNADLIKFEQMTDNIIACVRANIAKKEEEKRDYSRNFIHEILNEVQEAVNSVPSNAKYTLNKEYSMDLSLYLCTVAAERFKTMHEAFRKANDPVVYLNSKREDFFQCFQISCQGATSVTTFAVFLCDKIEPALRQAVYERTAKAIAEDMQKSPDFQGSRANLEVCILRYLAEQENFEYFKQYLRSPKKFFENYIETLVRSHSLDGNRRLGMFLDSSLDILYKNILSAVSLSTQTVKDKEDREDKVSLWLDEFCRQLTEVINLPRSDLKGIEHLEVTDIEFLSRAMTEALNDLRNRLMKELAGADLSSFPRQPHTILAEHFAGCWAQCPFCGAVCTNTMQNHDGDHQVVFHRPQALMGIKWYRTDHLVIDICSSLVASDCYLVLSDSKRIPYKRYRDAGPPKSTWKILPDSSLQAYWKWFVSHFRTQLEAQYNGKFQGRGAIPEAWQRITKEEALSELEKR from the coding sequence ATGGCTTTGCAGGAGGACACACAGGAGGAGGATGCAAAGACACAGCTCTTGGCAGAGGCATTTGAGAAGGAAGGACTGGATGCTGGATACTGGCTGCCCAAAGCTTCACAGATCCTGGGAATCAAGTACAAAGAAGCCCTGGAACATCTGGAATATAAAGATTACCTCAGGCTGGAGTGTGAGGTACAGCACCCCTGGGAGAAAAAGGCACTCCAGAAACTCTTGAACATAAGAGATGACAAAACGTGCGAGGAGATGCAAAAGCATAACTCAGAGAAGACAAAGCAGAGACAAGATGAGGCCAAACAAGCTCTTAAAGATCTGACAGAAATGCTCAACAGCCACAGCCAGGATGCTCTGAGGGAGAAAGCAGAGACTCTGTGGCGAGCCATGGAGATTCCCAAAGAGTTCTGGCCACCATCAGAGAAACCCTTGGCAGATGTGCTGGAGagcatccagcagcagctggagcagcaggagctgtcagcaggCAGTGGGAAGAACATCCCTGACACAGAGGTGCTGAGGCGGGCATCAGGGGGActggccctgcagggcatcTACAGAACCAGCAGACCTGAAGATGTGCTGGCAAAGcgagagcagctcctcagggttCCTGAGGGGTTCCAACTTGCTGGTCCAGAGCAAGGATCGCTGCTTGAGAGGAAGGAgttctcctcctctgcagcagaatTCACTTTCACCAAGTccatggagcagctgggcttCAGCATGAGCGTTTCTGCCAAATCCTCATTCTGGGGGATTAATCTGGGAGGGAGTGTAGATCAGAGCAGCTCCTCGCAGTCACAGGACACCCACCAGTCCCGCTCTGAGCAGAGCTACTTTTGCATCACCAAGTACCAGTACATCCCTCTGGCCTCCTGCTACTTCCAAAGGCATCAGCTTCGCCTCTCGGATGCGGCTCTGCGGGAGCTGCAAGGCATGGAGCACCTTTTGAGCTTCAGCTGCGAAGAAGACAACCCCACCTTTGTGAAGATGTGTGAGAGCTTCTTCAGCAGGTTTGGGTCCCACATAAACCAAGGTCCCCTCCACTTTGGGGGCATATTCTGGTGGAAGGCATCTACAGAAGGATTCCGAGCTGAGCAGCGGGAAGAGGTGAAGCGAGAAACATCTGAAGCACTGAACAGCTTTGTTGGGGCCAGCTGGGGTGGCTTCAGGGCCAATGTAGAAGGGACCCTGGATGTTTCCAAATCCAGCTCACAGGCTTCTGTTctggggagagctggagagagttCTCATACAGTGACTCAGCTCTACGTGGTCAACACAGGGGGCCCAGCAGACACATCTTCCCTTCCTCTGTGGAAAACGGGGCTCGTGTCTGATAACACAACGTGGTGCGTTATCGACCGTGGTTTTGAGCTGATCCCAGTGTGGGACGTCATCCTGTACAATCACTGTGGGGATTTTAAGTCTGTTGGTCAGATGAGCACAGCCCTCAGGGCTGGGTACAAAGAGCTGACAAATCAGAGCTTTGGCACCATTTTTGGAGAGGAACTGGGCAGTGCAGTGCAAGAGGCCAAAAGTTTCATGGGGACTGTGAAGACCTGGGAGGTGACAGTGGATGAAAAGCTGCTCATGCTGATGGAGCTAAAAGAGGATCTGAGAGCAAAAACCAGGAACCCGAGTGTGTGGATCAATGTGTGCCTGTCAGATAAAGCCCTGCAGGACTTCCTGGTGAACACTGTGCGGAGGTGCCAGGAGTCACCTCCAGAAAACACCACCACTATCAAGGCAATGTTGAGGAGTCTCCTGAATCCTCATATCTACTCTGTCAAGGACTTCCCTGAGGCTTCATTTATTATGCAATGGGTCTTCCAGACTGAGCACCCACTTCCCAGATCTCCCAAAGTCTCTGAGCTTCAAGAGCTCATCAAAACACTGCAGCAAATGCAGGAGCACATCCATGCTGTCACCTACGCACCAAGAAGCTCTGCTTCTGATGTTCATGAAGCAAAGATAGAAGCCACCCAGACCAGCAGCCTTGCCATTTATTCCTTACTCCAGTCTCTCCAGGAACAGGCtcagaaggacatggagctgttggtGCTCTTGATTGTGACCAGCACAGGATACCAGGTGGAAAGCAGCACTTTTCAGCACCTCCTTGGACACCCAGAAATTCAGTACATGGCCAAGGAAATGGAAGCGGCATGTGAGCAGTACGTGAACCTGAAGGAGCAAGATGCCAACAGAGCTGAGGCCTCCCTCCTGCTGAAAGGTCTGACTGTGACACCTGTAAGTCAAGAGCTGTCCCTTGAGCAGAAGAGGGAGCGTTTAGTTTTCATGGAAGATCACATGAAAGGCTTGTGGTCCACACGGATAAAGAATCTCCTCCAAAAGCACAGTGGAGACGAagactgggagaggctggaacAGGACTTGGACTCTTTGATCAGTGGTTGCTTGGATGACAAATGGGATGAACAGAGGACGCAGAACATACTCAGAGACCTGGATGACACTCTTCCAACTCCTGAGTTCTCCAGTCAGTCCCAGTCCAAGTCAGACAGCAACAAATCCAGAGAAAATGAAACCATTTCAAACCAGGATTTCCTCCAGTTGCTCAAGCGCCTTGGACTGGAAAGTCACTATCCAAGGAAAATGGGGATGGGAGATTTCCACACCATCTGCAAGAGATGTCTGCAggacagccagcccagccaggacaaGGAACTGCCCCTATACTTCTTGCAGAAGCTGTTAACTGTGGATTCTACACTTAGGTACCTGACTTGCTGGGATGACAGCAACCCAGGCCTTGCACATGTGTCACAAACCACAGTTAAAGAGCACCAACACTCAGATGCCTTTGAACAGTTTTTTGACAAGCTGACAGAACCAGGCCCTAAACACGCAAGCACGGACAGCCATGTGCACCCTATGGACCTGCAGATGGCCATTTTCCATTGTGCCGATGACTTCCTGAGACAGACCCTGGCAACCAAGCTGGCGTTCTGCCAACTGGCGCTGCCTCTGCTGGTGCCCAACCCAAGCACTTCACACATTGAGTTCCCACTCTACGCCCTCAGCCAAATCCAAAGGAGCTGGAAAGAGGTGGAGAAGGCGGGAAAGGAGGCCCAAACAAAGAGTTACAATAACAAACTCATCTTTCAGGCACAGACACCCATCGTGTCCTTCATCCGCATTGGCAGCTCGGCCTCCTCTTCCAAGTCCCAGCTCCTCAACGCTGTGCTCAGCAAACGCAAACACGACACTTTCTTCCACCGccactgcagaggcagcaccagAGAGCGTTTGCTGATGGAAGGACTGGTGGAGATCGCCTGGTACTGCCCCCGTGGAAGCCCCAATGACACCTTTGAGCGCTGCGTGGCTTTCTGTAACCTGCATGGAGATGCCAGGGATCATGGAGcacagctgcagttcctgcaggagATATCTGCCGTCAACGTGGCTCTCATATCTGAGTTGGAGCACATGGACAACAGAGGGAAAAAGCTTCTGCAGGGCCTGTGGCAGTCACAAAGGCCTTTGGTTTGTCTTCTCACGGAAAATGACAATGCTGCATCTGgacaagcaagcaaaaccatAACAATAGGGATCAAGAACAGAAACGAAGCAGAACTGATGCACGAGCTGACCAACACAATTAGAAATCTCCTGGAAGGTTCTAATCCACGTTTCAGTCTGGAGGCCTGCATGGACAAAGCTCGCCAGCTCGGATTCGTAGTGGATGCAGATCGAGCTGCGTGTGTGACAGCCAAAGCAAAGGCAAAGGAGCTGGTGGAACTTCTGAAGAAAGAGAAGCTGTCTGAGATcaaatcccagctgctgccGCTTCAAGGAAACCTGTGGTACCAGTGGTGCCAAAAGGACAAAGAACTCACTCGCTTGCAGGAGAAGAGGAACAAGAGCATTGAGCATCATCGCAGCCAAATTGAATATGACAAGAAAGCAATAAGAAGAAAGCAACTTGAGCAAGCTTTCCCTCTCAACGCACTGATGAAATCATTCCTTGGCTTTCTCCAGGCCCAGCCAGCAGATACCAAGAAATACTTCCTGCAGTGGATGAAGGTCTTTATGGACGAGCTGTCTTGTGGTCGCCTTGAAGAACTGAGGAGAGACTATCACAAGTTATGGTCTGAAATCCTgtcaagaaagaaaagcaagaaagaacCCAGGGTGAATGCTGAGTCTCTGAGTCATTTGAATGCCCTCTCCGATGAAATCAATGATTCATCCATTGGCCTGGAGCACCTTCTGAGAGAGGTAGGGCAGATTTATGAAGCTCTGGAATTACTGAACTGCGAGAAAGACAATTTTTACAAACTGCCAGATattgcagcagagctgatggtCTCAGGGTACCCCATGGAGCTGATGGATGGGGATGCTTCTTACCTGCCCTTGCGCTGGGTGGGAGCAATCTTTGACAGCTTAATTGAGAGGCTGGGGGACAAACGAGTGTTTGTGCTCTCCGTGCTCGGCATCCAGAGCACAGGCAAGTCCACCCTGCTGAATGCTATGTTTGGTCTGCAGTTCAACGTCAGCGCAGGGAGATGCACCCGCGGAGCCTTCATGCAGCTCATCCCAGTGGGCGAGGAGCTGCAGCAAGACTTGGGCTTTGATTTTGTGCTGGTGGTTGACACAGAGGGACTTCGTGCCATCGAGATGGCAAATAAACAGTCCCTGAACCATGACAACGAGCTGGCCACCTTTGTCATTGGTATTGGCAACTTGACTGTGATCAATATCTTTGGAGAAAATCCATCAGAAATGCAGGATGTTCTCCAGATCGCTGTGCAGGCTTTCCTGAGGATGAAGCAAGTCAATCTTTCCCCAAGCTGCCTCTTTGTCCACCAAAACGTGGGAGAAGCAAATGCCAAGGAGCAGAACATGGAAGGACGAAGGCGCttgcaggaaaagctggatgAAATTACCATGATCGCTGCTCAGCAGGAATTCTGTGATGTCTCCTCTTTCAGTGATGTCATTGGCTTTGATGTGAACACCCACATTCACTACTTTGCTCACCTGTGGGAAGGAGATCCCCCAATGGCACCACCCAACCCCACCTACAGCCAGAATGTCCAGCAACTCAAGAGCAAAATCCTCCAGTCTGCCAAGAAGCAGTCTCAGCGCAGCATTTTGAGGCTCTCAAGCCTGAAAGATCGTATTGGTGACCTTTGGAATGCTTTGCTGAATGAAAACTTTGTGTTCAGCTTCAAGAATTCCCTGGAGATTGCTGTGTACAGGAGACTGGAAAGTGCCTACAGTCAGTGGACATGGAGGCTGAGGAGTCACATCTTAGATGTACAGATGAGACTGGACAACAAAATTCGGAATGGGGAGATGCAGAATGTCACCATAAAACACCTTGAAGGGCTGGTGCAAGAGACAAGTGATGCCATTGAGAAGGAAGTGGAAAAGTATTTCACGGAAGACACAGACTGTGAGACACTTGTCCAGTGGAAATCAAGCACAGAGCGGAAGCTGCAAGAACTAAAAGAGACTCTTCTtcatgaaacaaaaaagaaatgtgagaaTCTTATTGAGCTacagaaggagcagaggaaacTGGATGCAAGGAAGTTGGACTATGAAGATGAGCTCCTGAGAAGGAGTCGGGAGCTGGCTGTGAGTCTGAAAGGGAAGAGCCTCAGTGAGAGAGAACTGAAAGACAACTTTACTCTTGTCTGGAACCAGTGGATTGCTGAAGTCTCCCGTGCTGCCCCTCCTCTGGAACGGGTGGATATTGATGCAGAAATTGAAGATGTCCTTCTAGAGCACTTTAAGGAGCCAGGTTTCCATGCACGGATGAGGTCATTTGCTAGAGGCAGAGGGTTTTCTTTTGATCCAAAAAAACACATCATGAAGAAAAGGTATTTTGGCATAACGGTAGTTTTCTGGAGCATTTTCAATGCTGATTTGATCAAATTTGAGCAAATGACAGACAACATCATAGCGTGTGTGAGAGCAAACATTGCtaagaaggaagaggagaaacGTGATTACAGTAGAAATTTTATTCATGAAATACTCAATGAAGTGCAGGAAGCTGTCAACTCTGTCCCAAGCAATGCAAAATATACTCTTAACAAAGAGTACAGCATGGATTTGTCTCTGTATCTGTGTACAGTGGCAGCAGAAAGGTTTAAAACTATGCACGAAGCATTCCGAAAGGCAAATGACCCAGTTGTGTACCTGAACAGCAAGAGAGAAGATTTCTTCCAATGTTTCCAGATTTCCTGCCAAGGAGCCACTTCTGTCACAacttttgctgttttcctttgtgaCAAGATTGAACCAGCTCTTCGCCAGGCAGTCTATGAGAGGACAGCTAAAGCCATCGCTGAGGACATGCAGAAATCCCCAGAtttccagggcagcagagccaatcTGGAAGTTTGCATCCTGAGATACCTGGCAGAACAGGAAAATTTTGAGTATTTCAAGCAGTACCTTAGGTCTCCAAAAAAGTTTTTTGAGAATTATATTGAGACACTAGTTAGGAGTCACTCTTTAGATGGGAATCGGAGGCTGGGGATGTTTTTAGATTCCTCTCTCGATATTCTCTATAAAAACATCCTTTCAGCTGTTTCTTTATCAACCCAAACTGTCAAAGACAAAGAAGACAGAGAAGACAAAGTCTCTCTCTGGCTGGATGAATTTTGTAGGCAACTGACAGAGGTGATCAACTTGCCCAGAAGTGACCTGAAGGGCATTGAGCACCTGGAGGTCACAGACATTGAGTTCCTGAGCAGGGCCATGACAGAAGCTCTGAATGACCTGAGGAACAGGCTCATGAAAGAATTGGCTGGTGCTGACCTGAGCTCGTTTCCAAGGCAGCCTCACACCATCCTGGCAGAGCACTttgcagggtgctgggcacagtGTCCCTTTTGTGGGGCTGTCTGCACAAACACAATGCAGAATCACGATGGAGACCATCAGGTGGTCTTCCATCGCCCACAAGCTTTGATGGGAATCAAATGGTATAGAACAGACCACCTGGTCATTGATATTTGTTCCAGCCTTGTTGCAAGTGACTGCTATTTAGTACTTTCTGACAGTAAACGAATCCCCTACAAGAGATACCGGGATGCTGGACCTCCTAAGTCCACTTGGAAAATTCTTCCTGATTCATCCTTGCAGGCGTACTGGAAATGGTTTGTGTCTCAtttcaggacacagctggaagcTCAGTACAATGGGAAGTTTCAGGGTAGAGGAGCAATCCCTGAGGCGTGGCAGAGAATTACCAAGGAGGAAGCACTGTCTGAGCTGGAGAAGCGTTAG